A DNA window from Equus przewalskii isolate Varuska chromosome 12, EquPr2, whole genome shotgun sequence contains the following coding sequences:
- the SOX8 gene encoding transcription factor SOX-8: MLDMSEARAQPPCSPSGTASSMSHVEDSDSDAPPSPAGSEGLGRAAGAGGGGRGEAAEAADERFPACIRDAVSQVLKGYDWSLVPMPVRGGGGGALKAKPHVKRPMNAFMVWAQAARRKLADQYPHLHNAELSKTLGKLWRLLSESEKRPFVEEAERLRVQHKKDHPDYKYQPRRRKSVKSQGDGDSGTELGHHPGGAVYKSDSGLGDTHHHSDHAGQTHGPPTPPTTPKTDLHHGGKQELKLEGRRLVDSGRQNIDFSNVDISELSSEVIGNMDTFDVHEFDQYLPLNGHSALPADQPTAASSYGGTSYSHSGIGASPVWAHKGAPSASASPTEAGPPRPHIKTEQLSPSHYGDQSHDSPGRADYSSYSAQASVTTAAPAAAASSFTSSQCDYTDLQAPSYYSPYPGYPASLYQHPYFHSSRRPYASPLLSGLSVPPAHSPPSNWDQPVYTTLTRP, from the exons ATGCTGGACATGAGCGAGGCCCGCGCCCAGCCGCCCTGCAGCCCGTCTGGCACCGCCAGCTCCATGTCGCACGTGGAGGACTCGGACTCGGACGCGCCGCCGTCGCCCGCCGGCTCCGAGGGCCTTGGCCGCGCGGCAGGCGCGGGGGGCGGTGGCCGGGGCGAGGCGGCCGAAGCGGCGGACGAGCGCTTCCCGGCCTGCATCCGAGACGCCGTGTCGCAGGTGCTCAAAGGCTACGACTGGAGCCTGGTGCCCATGCCGgtgcgcggcggcggcggcggcgcgctcAAGGCCAAGCCGCACGTGAAGCGGCCCATGAACGCCTTCATGGTGTGGGCGCAGGCGGCGCGCCGCAAGCTGGCCGATCAGTACCCGCACCTGCACAACGCCGAGCTCAGCAAGACGCTGGGCAAGCTGTGGCG CTTGCTGAGCGAGAGCGAGAAGCGCCCCTTCGTGGAGGAGGCCGAGCGGCTGCGGGTCCAGCACAAGAAAGACCACCCGGATTACAAGTACCAGCCGCGCCGGAGGAAGAGCGTGAAGAGCCAGGGCGACGGGGACTCAGGCACTGAGCTGGGCCACCACCCCGGGGGAGCCGTGTACAAGAGCGACTCGGGCCTCGGCGACACGCACCACCACAGCGACCACGCAG GGCAGACCCACGGGCCGCCCACCCCGCCCACCACTCCCAAGACAGACCTGCACCACGGGGGCAAGCAGGAGCTGAAGCTGGAAGGCCGCCGCCTGGTGGACAGCGGGCGCCAGAACATCGACTTCAGCAACGTGGACATCTCGGAGCTGAGCAGCGAGGTCATCGGCAACATGGACACCTTCGATGTCCACGAGTTTGACCAGTACCTGCCCCTCAACGGCCACTCGGCCCTGCCCGCAGACCAGCCCACCGCTGCCAGCTCCTACGGGGGAACCTCCTACTCACACTCCGGCATCGGGGCGTCCCCCGTGTGGGCCCACAAGGGAGCCCCGTCAGCCTCGGCGTCGCCTACCGAGGCAGGCCCCCCGCGGCCGCACATCAAGACGGAGCAGCTGAGCCCCAGCCACTACGGTGACCAGTCACACGACTCCCCGGGCCGTGCCGACTACAGCTCCTACAGCGCCCAGGCCAGTGTCACCACAGCCGCCCCTGCCGCGGCCGCCAGCTCCTTCACCAGCTCGCAGTGCGACTACACTGACCTGCAGGCCCCCAGCTACTACAGCCCGTACCCCGGCTACCCGGCCAGCCTCTACCAGCACCCCTACTTCCACTCGTCCCGCCGGCCCTATGCCTCACCCCTGCTTAGCGGGCTCTCCGTGCCGCCTGCCCACAGCCCCCCTAGTAACTGGGATCAGCCCGTGTACACCACCCTGACCAGACCCTGA